CGATCCTTATATTGCTGGTCAAACCAAGACAACTCTTGTAAAAAAGCACCAGCCTCGATCAGATTTCGTCCATAAATTTAAAAGGCGCATGGCTGGCTGACATCTGGTCCTCTTATTAcccttcttttctcatacCGCTTGACTGGGGACATGTCTTGCAGAACCAACTTCGAACCTCCTAGTCCCTCCTTCCATACCACAACGACGACCTCTTTGGATACGATTGCTGTTAGTACCACCTTAAAGGAAAAGGATACATCAATCATCAATTCCAGTGTTGCCGAGCCTTCAGTAATTCTTGATCCCGGTATCATATTGCCTCCATGCCAACCTTTTACGAAAGACCTCTTTGAGAAAGGAGATCCATCTGTGAAGGCCGCTCGGAAAGAGTATCTGAAGTCATATTTGACTGGATTACTCATGGTAATTCTGACGATATTTTCCGTATTCGCTATCTACTGGGGGTCGCTTTGGAAGGTTCCTGCGCATTCTTTGAGGGGATGGATTGTCGTACGCTATTCCGTCTTGCTTTATGTCTGCATACTCAAAATTTCAAGGATTTCGATGGCGGGAGAGTGGGGCAAGGTGTTACCCAAACATTTCTTGACATTAATCGGTCCAATCATGTCATTAAATGGAAAGTCATTCCACCAAGTAAGTTTCACAAGGGAGTCACCGATGTCGCCCACGCTTTGAAGGACGAACAGACATGGGCGGCCATTGTCAGTGAGTGGCCTCATATTTCTGTCCATGATGGCTGATACTAGTAAATACTTGTCGCCTGGTCCAGTTAATGCAGGGGCTAGCGACGCACTACAGGCTACCACTGACAGTCCAGACCCCACGTATAATGGATCACAAGCGATTACCGTCTACGTGTCTGAGGCGCGAAATGAGAACGCCTAGTAAGCTACTAGTCTCCTTTATTCCATGTGTATTTTACTTACACATCTTGCAGTCGTGCTTTTATTCGTCCAGTTGTGAGATAATACTCGACACAACCAAGAGGCTCATCGTCTAACCATATATTAGGTACAAATGACACTGGAAACTTTCAAACTTGAATTCGCTATCCAGTTTGCGTCTGAAATATCCACTTTGCCTAACATTGTCGACATATTGTCTGTCTCCCCCCAGACTTTGGCCAACCCTGTGTCCTATACTCTCGTTAATCTTATACCATTCAACCAGGCAGTGTACGTTATAATCTCCATTGCACAATTAACCAACTCATTTCTCTTCAGTGCCAGCGCTGTCGTATTCGTTGGACTCATTTATCTATTAATTTTATCCTTCTTCATCGTTGTAAGGATACTGAAGTATGATGTTCATGTACCAGAGTTGACTAACAATCTTGGTTTTAGAATATTGCTTTTCACGCTCGTCATGTTTCTGGCTTAGAAACTATGTTAAATTTCAGGTCACTCGTTATACTCCGActttgctcctccttctctggGTATTTCCTTCTATCAGTAGGTTAAATTTCTATTGAATAAATGGGCGTTCTTCTAATCAGATTTTTCCGAGttattttattctttgcTTAGTTTGGCATTCAAGCTTGATTTAACGAGGAAGTAAGTGTCTGATACACATTGAAGCAATCTCATTTGGATGATGCTGCATTTAGTTACGGACAGGCTGGTTTTCTCGTTTTTTGGATGTGTAACTGGTTTGGCATGCTTTCTGTGTAAGCCCATAGATTTACACCACTCCAAGTGCATTAATTCACATAACCCAGAGGATTGGCTCTAGAATCATTGATAACGCTccttacaccaagatatattccattttttatgaTTCTTTGGATCATCGGTGTGTTTATTGCCTTATTGATTCTCACTTTTCAATGTTCAGTTGAATGATACTTTTATCTTCGATGTCTTAGTTGACGTCTCCGTATGCGTCTTCCCCATCGATGTTTTGCCAACGATATTCCATTATGGGTACGCTGCGCCGTTCTACAATGTGTCGAAATCCATAAGGTCACTTGCCTTTGGGACTAAGGACACACGTAAGGCGCAAGAACCCTCGGTGACATATTTATCTAACAAAATTTGCAgttggcttcaattttgctATCCTTGTCATATGGATCATTATCTCGTGCCTTTCCCTTCCAACCATTCAATGGTTTATACGCAGAAAGCAGATAAGGGAGAGGGAAGCGGCGACTTCGCACCTCACTCCCGAGATCAACTTGCCAGGAGATGTATAGATTATGCGACACTCATGAGCACATTCATTAGTTTGCAGGAAATGGGTAACAACCATTCTTGTCGGATATGGTAACCTAGCTTTCATACATTCGAAAAACAACCCCCGGCTTCTATATCTTTTGGACACAAACAAATCATCAGTCGAATATGCACGTAATTCATGACTCTCTTTGTGTTTGATATTTTATACCCCTTGCTACAGTTTTAATACTAATTAATTTATGCACGACCTTTTTTCAAAGAAATTATATGAGGAAAACGAAACACTTATATTTGTAGGTTCGCTGAAGTTCGCCGACcgtgttttttttggcaaAGTAAAATTATAGTTGAGTGCCAAGAACCGTGGGAAAATAAATCATGCCAGACTAGCCAGCCAGTCGTCACCGTCACCAGTTGGAAAACACCCTTTGTCGCTGTCCAAACGATGAACGCCAGTACTTCTTCTGCTGCAAAATCGGCGCCTGCACACAATGCTCCACTAcctccaacctcttcatcagcGGGTCGCTCGTCACGTATTGCCCCCCATTCGCATATCAAAGGACTTGGTTTGACACCAGAAGGCTACGCGTTGGTGGATGGTGCTGGGTTTATTGGACAAACGAACGCCCGTGAGGTACGTGGATCATACATATTGAAGTGTTTGATTAGCTGCTGATCGAATGTCCCAAGGCTTGCGGTGTTGTCGTAGATCTCATAAAGTCGAGAAAGTTTTCTGGTAGAGCCCTTTTGCTCGTCGGCGCGCCAGGAACCGGAAAAACAGCCCTTGCTTTAGCTGTATCACATGAACTTGGAGCAAAGGTGCCATTTTGTCCCATGGTTGGATCAGAGGTGTATAGCACGGAGGTGAAGAAGACAGAAGTTTTGGCTGAGGCGTTTCGGAGAGCTATCGGTGAGCCTTCGGTTTATCATTTCCAGGTCGCTTTGCGACCCATGATCATCGCGTTATCTTGTGTATATGCGCCGTTTCCCTGGGTGCTGGCTTTCCTTGAAAATCCCACATCACCAGACTTGGAGAAATGTTTCGGTTTCCCAATGACACTCGCCCATTTCCGCGATCGATTGGGATTGCTACGCGCCTCTTGAAGGCATGAAACGTGCAGAGCGTGAAAATCCCCTTCTTACACCCTTTCCATACGCACATTATGTGCATAGAATCCTCTATCGGCGACGTCCTTTCCTTTCGTTCAAGGATGGATAATGTTAGCCTTCTTTTCGGCTTGGAATGTTCTTTCGACGAAGATGGCACCT
The sequence above is a segment of the Psilocybe cubensis strain MGC-MH-2018 chromosome 4, whole genome shotgun sequence genome. Coding sequences within it:
- a CDS encoding putative endoplasmic reticulum membrane protein (putative endoplasmic reticulum membrane protein YJR015W), translating into MSCRTNFEPPSPSFHTTTTTSLDTIAVSTTLKEKDTSIINSSVAEPSVILDPGIILPPCQPFTKDLFEKGDPSVKAARKEYLKSYLTGLLMVILTIFSVFAIYWGSLWKVPAHSLRGWIVDFDGGRVGQGVTQTFLDINRSNHVIKWKVIPPSKFHKGVTDVAHALKDEQTWAAIVINAGASDALQATTDSPDPTYNGSQAITVYVSEARNENAYRAFIRPVVQMTLETFKLEFAIQFASEISTLPNIVDILSVSPQTLANPVSYTLVNLIPFNQAVASAVVFVGLIYLLILSFFIVNIAFHARHVSGLETMLNFSLAFKLDLTRNYGQAGFLVFWMCNWFGMLSVGLALESLITLLTPRYIPFFMILWIIVDVSVCVFPIDVLPTIFHYGYAAPFYNVSKSIRSLAFGTKDTLGFNFAILVIWIIISCLSLPTIQWFIRRKQIREREAATSHLTPEINLPGDV